The DNA window TTCGCTAAAGATTGGTTGCTGAATAAACCCAAACCGATATCATTTTGACCAATATCAAATGTGTACAAAGCTTGACCAAAAAACTCCTCCTTGGGTAACAAATTTGTGTAGATTCCACCTATCAACAGATGATGAATAGGATTTTATAAACCGGTACTGCTAAATGATTTATAGCTATAGAGGGattttaactaattaaataattacCTCGGTTCCTGATTAAATGTGATCTGGATTTGAATTGTTGGAACTGGGAGACTTGCACATCCAAGTAGAAGGGGCTGGGTCCTCTCCCAGTTCGGCTTCTATCCGACGGCCTGATTGTTGCCCCCGATACCGCGAAATTAGCACCATGGCTGAAGTTAGTTTCCAATGAATCGAGATATGCGCTGAGGTTAGGTAATCTGAATCTTTCAGCTGATCAAAAtattcattattttaaaaacaatAATCAAGTCAATAACTGTTCTGTTGCCTTTGCATTAACAATAAGAGATTCGATGAAAAAataggattcatgtagccatCTTGTTGTTTGTAGATTTTTAgctcaaaagaaaagagaaaaaggcaGGGGGGAAGGGGGGTGTACAATTGGGGTACTCCTTAAAGCTTAATCCCATTACCTATAACTCATACTATTTGATCTATCCAAACACCACTTTACTTCATAGCCCATAGCATTGGCCTATTTTAGTCTCCCAACGTAAACGGCTTGAAAGCAACATATTCTGTGGTTTTCCCTACAAATATTAGGAATGGCAATGGGGTGGGTTGGATAGAGACTCGCCCCACTCCACCTCTAGTGCAGTGGCTTTGTATCACCGATATAGGGTTTGTGTGGCAGGCTTTAAAAACCTGAATTAGGATCTTGATCAGTCCCAGTTCATTCAGGTCTAGATCGATTCAGATCAGCCCTGGAATTGATATATTAAAGGGTTTTCACAGAGAAACAGCTTGAGTTCACACCCAACTATGTCTAGGTGTAAGTAGTGAGGGTGGAGTTCCTTCCCCCCACCTCAACAAAAAATCTAGGAAATAATGAAACAAAGTTTAATTTCTACCCATGAAATCAATGGTAAGCCTTCCATCTGAAGGTCTTCCAACAGGCATGTGAAAAAAGGTCTCCCCATAGGGTGGGGTGACAAGAGAGAAGGCAGCAGAATCAGCTCCTGTATCAGTATTTGAGTCCCCAAAGTTGAAGATTGCTGGAAAATTGCAACTTGTATTTGAAGCCAAGGCCGGAACACTTAAAATCACTATGGAAGACAATAACCCAATATAGAAAGGAGTCATCAGAATAAGTATACCAAAGGTATGAGAAGAATCCATCATCTTGAGAGACTAAGAGATGATGAGCAGTAGAGCCTGGAGAGGATAATATTACTTTAGAGAACTGGCAGagtatatatagagagagaggacaACATAAGTATTGAATTACTTACTAGCTAAAGTGCTAAATGGAGTAATACCTGTTCGTTTCCATTAGATTTTGGAaacaattttcctatttttattcctAAAATTAAACAGAATATTTACTAAATTTAGTGTTTGGTTATATTTCTACAACTCTTTCAAAGTTTTCAaaaattccaagagaagaaatccaaagaaaataacCGGAATGGAGAGGATCTAAGAGACCAGCTAGTAGAGAAAATAAGGAATCATTCAGTGATAACATGTTCACTTTATTTTCACTCTGATGATCATTGGATCCAATGTCTCCACTATACTTTATATTGTAGTAGGGGACAAATaacaccaataaaaaaaatacaatttttagTGAAcgaaccaataaataaatacacaattgGTATGTGCTAATTAAAAAGAGTTTTGAtttttaccccccaaaaaaaaatcgatattttatttgattcataGGGGCTGGAATGATTGGACATTTTGGAATCCAAAGCTGATCTTTTTCCAAATTTGTTATGTTTTTAAAAATTGATTCAATACATAACCAGCCAAATAATATGTAAATCTAATTTATCCTATTATTAATCGTATCAGAGtttattttcagaatttatttccCATGGATTGACCTATAGCTTGGTCATATGATTTTATCTGTTGCTTAAGATAGTTATAAAAAatggaacagaaaaaaaaatttaaataaacgATACatgttttaaatttattttcactAAGAATCATTTGTAtaaaatatagaagaaaaaaaaatggaataatttaaAAACTGAATGGAGCCAAAAAGAGACAGCCAAACAGCCAATAGGATGACTGAGGCCGACCTCGTAATCCACCGTCGGCATTTCCATCAGTAGAAAAAGAAGATCCAACCACATCAACCACACATGAGACGCA is part of the Macadamia integrifolia cultivar HAES 741 chromosome 9, SCU_Mint_v3, whole genome shotgun sequence genome and encodes:
- the LOC122088017 gene encoding esterase-like, producing the protein MMDSSHTFGILILMTPFYIGLLSSIVILSVPALASNTSCNFPAIFNFGDSNTDTGADSAAFSLVTPPYGETFFHMPVGRPSDGRLTIDFMAERFRLPNLSAYLDSLETNFSHGANFAVSGATIRPSDRSRTGRGPSPFYLDVQVSQFQQFKSRSHLIRNRGGIYTNLLPKEEFFGQALYTFDIGQNDIGLGLFSNQSLAKIKADIPDVISKLSMNIQAVYGLGGRSFWIHNTGPIGCFAYILTNFPVRNASDIDKAGCATPYNEVSQYFNQKLKEAVVKMRKQLPLAAITYVDIYSVKYLLMSQPQDFGFQQPLVACCGFGGKYNFSNTARCGQTVVVDGKRTFIGSCANPSVRVNWDGSHLTEAANKFIVDKIVTGKFSDPPISLQNACNRDASSA